Proteins encoded by one window of Bacillus sp. DTU_2020_1000418_1_SI_GHA_SEK_038:
- a CDS encoding ABC transporter substrate-binding protein, which yields MYKKLILAIVSIFSLIVLTSCSGGNSEQAQSSKKKKLVYGTDSEIEKVNPVLDESQEIDALLFRGLTKPDENNNVKPDLAESWEISQDNLIYTFKLREDAKWQDGNQVTAEDVAFTFNKIKDPSTNTPISGEFNEIKSVEAIGEFEVKMTLHRPFPPLLDKLKIGIVPAHLLRDENLNETDFNQHPIGNGPFKLKEWKNDHTIVLERNDGYYGQAPKLDEVVFKAVPDANTRALQLKTGEIDLALLEPNQLAGVKETDPYAVHEVSTADYRAVMYNMRLPLFQDKRVRQAMNLAVNREDLVKGVLAGKGDPAWGPLQKSWAGVPQKEWYSYNIEKAKQLLAEAGWVKGSDGVLIKDGKRFEFELVSPIQDKIRVALANVVSEQLKPLGIMAVPKPVDRNAVKYDGEEALIIGWGSEFDPDDHTFRLFHSSEIGDGQYNFGAYQNEKVDELLMNARTATNIDERESYYKSFQEELAIDPPYNFLVYLEALYGVNKDVTGISTRTLGHHGFGVLWNIEEWDKK from the coding sequence ATGTATAAAAAACTAATTTTAGCGATTGTTTCTATTTTTAGTCTTATTGTTTTAACGAGCTGCAGCGGAGGCAATTCAGAACAAGCCCAATCTTCCAAAAAGAAGAAGCTCGTTTATGGCACGGATTCAGAAATTGAAAAAGTGAATCCTGTTCTAGATGAAAGCCAGGAAATTGATGCCCTTCTTTTCCGCGGCTTAACTAAGCCAGATGAAAATAACAACGTAAAACCTGATTTAGCGGAGAGTTGGGAGATTTCTCAGGACAATTTAATCTATACATTTAAACTCCGTGAAGACGCTAAATGGCAGGATGGAAATCAGGTAACGGCTGAGGATGTTGCCTTTACCTTTAATAAAATTAAAGATCCGTCAACAAATACACCTATTTCAGGTGAATTTAATGAAATTAAGTCAGTTGAAGCTATAGGAGAGTTTGAAGTAAAAATGACTCTGCATCGTCCTTTTCCGCCTCTTTTGGATAAGCTAAAAATCGGCATCGTTCCCGCGCATCTTTTGCGTGATGAGAATCTAAATGAAACTGATTTTAATCAGCACCCAATTGGGAATGGTCCATTCAAGCTAAAGGAATGGAAAAACGATCATACGATTGTGCTGGAACGGAATGATGGTTATTACGGACAAGCGCCGAAGTTAGATGAAGTGGTTTTCAAAGCTGTACCGGATGCCAATACACGCGCTTTACAGTTGAAAACGGGAGAAATCGATTTAGCATTATTGGAGCCGAATCAGCTGGCAGGTGTTAAAGAAACAGACCCTTATGCTGTGCATGAAGTATCGACAGCGGATTATCGGGCCGTTATGTATAATATGCGTTTGCCGCTATTTCAAGATAAGCGTGTCCGCCAGGCGATGAATCTTGCGGTAAATCGGGAAGATTTAGTCAAAGGGGTACTAGCTGGGAAGGGAGATCCTGCATGGGGACCGTTGCAGAAATCTTGGGCAGGAGTCCCGCAAAAAGAATGGTATTCGTACAATATTGAAAAAGCGAAGCAGCTTTTAGCTGAAGCTGGCTGGGTAAAAGGATCAGATGGGGTCTTAATAAAAGACGGAAAACGATTTGAATTTGAACTCGTTTCCCCGATCCAAGATAAAATTCGTGTCGCACTTGCGAATGTCGTTTCTGAACAGTTAAAGCCGCTTGGTATAATGGCGGTGCCGAAACCTGTTGACCGGAATGCGGTGAAATATGATGGAGAAGAGGCATTAATTATTGGCTGGGGAAGTGAGTTTGATCCAGATGATCACACATTCCGTCTTTTCCATAGCAGTGAAATTGGCGATGGGCAATATAATTTTGGGGCCTATCAAAACGAAAAGGTCGATGAACTTCTAATGAATGCTCGTACAGCAACGAATATCGATGAAAGAGAATCCTACTATAAAAGTTTCCAGGAAGAGCTGGCAATTGATCCGCCATATAATTTTCTAGTCTATCTGGAGGCACTGTATGGAGTTAATAAAGACGTAACTGGCATCAGCACCCGGACGTTAGGACATCACGGGTTCGGTGTATTATGGAATATTGAAGAGTGGGATAAAAAATAA
- a CDS encoding ABC transporter ATP-binding protein: MTDYLLEAENLTISLPDIDLVANASFRIRKGKITALIGESGSGKSLTARAVIDLLPQEVTVTSGSVTFLGENVQMMSGNRKREYRGKSLGFVFQDTWQTFDPLRTIGSHFKELFKTHTSLKKREANEEAIKLLRLVKMKDPVHVFRSYPHELSGGMRQRVQLAIAIALNPTLLIADEPTTALDMKIQFDILSLIREWQEESGGTVLFITHDLGVVAEMADDVIVMSNGQVIEQASAEELFANPESDQAKKLLEDYQLLSNPSMVYPVKEENPIMRVEDVSKTFYKKKWFRSDKFEAVRDVTLQIHPGEIVGLIGESGGGKSTLARLMLSLETCSRGTVSWYGQKELRRGIQWVHQDPIASFDPRWTVEKIVGEGFDYWKKGEGNKKEEVAAVLQKVELPTFAMSLYPHELSGGMRQRVALARALLVEPELIVLDEPFANLDMSSQAKMISLIRSLNELDEMAIFFISHDIRAAMALCQRIFVMNEGRIVEELPSDKLCQSKNEYTQALLSYMPIPIRGLRRNEREEIHV, from the coding sequence ATGACTGATTATCTTCTTGAAGCAGAAAATCTTACAATCTCTCTTCCTGACATAGATTTAGTGGCAAATGCTTCTTTTCGCATCCGGAAAGGAAAGATCACCGCACTCATTGGAGAGAGCGGCTCTGGTAAAAGCTTAACTGCAAGGGCAGTTATTGACTTACTGCCTCAGGAAGTAACGGTTACTTCAGGTTCTGTGACATTTTTAGGGGAAAATGTGCAAATGATGAGTGGTAACCGGAAACGGGAATACCGCGGCAAAAGTCTAGGTTTTGTATTTCAGGATACATGGCAAACCTTCGATCCGCTTCGAACGATTGGGTCCCATTTTAAGGAGCTCTTCAAGACCCACACTTCCCTAAAGAAAAGGGAGGCAAATGAAGAAGCGATAAAACTTTTGCGGCTAGTGAAAATGAAGGACCCTGTGCATGTTTTCCGTTCCTACCCACACGAATTATCGGGCGGCATGAGACAGCGTGTGCAATTGGCTATAGCTATTGCATTGAATCCAACCCTGTTAATAGCTGATGAACCAACGACTGCCCTTGACATGAAAATTCAGTTTGACATTCTATCACTTATACGTGAATGGCAGGAGGAATCAGGCGGAACTGTTCTATTTATTACACATGACTTAGGTGTGGTGGCTGAAATGGCCGATGATGTGATTGTGATGAGCAATGGCCAGGTCATTGAACAGGCATCAGCTGAAGAATTATTTGCAAACCCTGAGTCGGATCAAGCCAAAAAACTGCTGGAAGATTATCAGTTACTATCAAACCCATCTATGGTTTATCCTGTCAAAGAAGAAAATCCAATAATGAGAGTAGAAGATGTTTCTAAAACATTTTACAAGAAAAAGTGGTTTCGATCAGATAAATTCGAGGCTGTCCGAGATGTGACACTGCAAATCCATCCTGGAGAAATAGTTGGATTAATCGGCGAAAGCGGTGGAGGAAAAAGCACTCTTGCCCGCCTCATGCTGAGCCTTGAGACATGCAGCAGGGGAACGGTTTCATGGTATGGCCAAAAAGAGCTGCGAAGAGGTATTCAATGGGTACACCAGGATCCAATAGCCTCTTTTGATCCTCGCTGGACAGTGGAGAAAATTGTTGGCGAAGGATTCGACTACTGGAAAAAAGGCGAAGGAAATAAAAAAGAGGAAGTAGCAGCTGTTTTACAAAAAGTAGAGCTCCCTACATTTGCTATGTCACTATATCCTCATGAACTTTCTGGCGGGATGAGGCAGCGTGTTGCACTTGCCAGGGCACTTTTAGTGGAACCAGAGCTCATTGTGTTAGACGAGCCATTTGCCAATCTAGATATGAGCTCACAAGCAAAAATGATTTCATTAATCCGATCATTGAATGAACTTGACGAAATGGCTATTTTTTTTATTTCACATGATATTCGCGCTGCGATGGCGCTTTGTCAGCGTATTTTTGTCATGAATGAAGGAAGGATTGTTGAAGAATTGCCTTCAGACAAGCTTTGCCAATCTAAGAACGAATACACACAAGCACTTTTGTCTTATATGCCGATACCTATAAGAGGGTTGAGAAGAAATGAGAGGGAAGAGATTCATGTATAA
- a CDS encoding ABC transporter permease: MRIKRQWKLIMATSSFLLLIFSVWMAPFLTSYDPMSIKMDQVLLPPGSEHLFGTDELGRDVLTRLLYGGRVSLLVGAAAMTVSIVIGVSYGAISGFAGGVMDRIMMRIVDAALSFPSLLLMIILQLLLPKGLMSIILVISLTSWMTIARLVRTEIMTMKNDIFIQASTVIGATPLQLLHRHMLPQCWPTIAVLAVGGISHAVLAEATLSFLGIGIPPHEPSWGNMLMGAQSYLLGGAWWMALFPGICITLTVLFINFAGDELQDRLTGPQFRNGGKYD; the protein is encoded by the coding sequence ATGAGAATAAAACGTCAGTGGAAGCTTATTATGGCAACTTCCTCTTTTTTGCTTCTTATTTTTTCTGTCTGGATGGCACCCTTTCTTACATCTTATGACCCGATGTCTATCAAGATGGATCAGGTTCTTCTGCCCCCTGGATCAGAACATTTATTTGGAACAGATGAACTTGGACGGGATGTTTTAACACGTCTTTTGTATGGAGGGCGTGTTTCTCTCTTAGTCGGTGCTGCCGCTATGACAGTTTCAATCGTAATAGGGGTTAGTTATGGAGCGATAAGCGGTTTTGCTGGTGGTGTCATGGACCGGATCATGATGCGGATTGTGGATGCTGCCCTAAGCTTCCCTTCGCTGCTGCTCATGATTATCCTACAGCTCCTATTGCCTAAAGGATTGATGTCCATCATTCTAGTGATTAGCCTAACAAGCTGGATGACTATTGCTCGTCTAGTCCGTACAGAAATAATGACGATGAAGAATGATATCTTTATTCAAGCTTCTACTGTAATTGGCGCTACACCTTTGCAATTATTGCACCGGCATATGCTGCCGCAATGCTGGCCGACCATCGCGGTTCTTGCTGTCGGCGGAATCAGCCATGCCGTACTTGCCGAAGCAACACTAAGCTTTCTTGGAATTGGTATTCCTCCACATGAACCATCATGGGGAAATATGCTGATGGGTGCACAAAGTTATTTACTGGGAGGTGCTTGGTGGATGGCTTTATTTCCAGGGATTTGTATAACTTTAACTGTACTATTTATTAATTTTGCAGGAGATGAGTTGCAAGATCGCTTAACCGGTCCACAGTTCAGAAATGGAGGAAAATATGACTGA
- a CDS encoding ABC transporter permease encodes MGLFILKRLAESIVVLLIGSMLCFLFIRMLPGDPAAALYGEQLQKMSEADRLRITENLGLHDPLPVQYGKWLSQILHGEWGQSFISGEDVTLLVIQALQPTFILMMSSHLIIFLLAGVFGVISGLFRRSFFDQVITWVSLLFMSIPPFWFALMLMLFFSVYLGVLPTSGMGEGGWGEQLRYLLMPSLVLALSHAGYYIRLLRNHINITKDNGFIFALKARGIEERRILLNHLLPNASIPFLSYTGMSLAVGLAGSVVIETIFSWPGLGRLSLKAALAHDYPVLLAVILLSMVFVIAINLLVDLLCAWMDPRLRSQLLEEGKK; translated from the coding sequence ATGGGTCTATTTATTTTGAAGCGGCTTGCTGAATCAATCGTAGTTTTACTCATTGGCAGCATGCTTTGCTTTTTATTTATTCGGATGCTGCCAGGGGATCCGGCAGCTGCACTTTATGGGGAACAGCTTCAGAAAATGAGTGAGGCGGACAGGCTTCGCATCACTGAAAACCTTGGACTTCATGATCCGCTCCCGGTCCAATATGGAAAGTGGCTTTCCCAAATATTACACGGCGAATGGGGGCAGTCCTTCATTTCCGGGGAAGATGTAACCTTATTGGTTATCCAAGCGCTGCAGCCTACATTTATTCTCATGATGTCATCCCATTTGATTATTTTTCTGCTTGCTGGCGTGTTTGGTGTCATATCTGGATTGTTTCGGCGATCTTTTTTTGATCAAGTGATTACATGGGTAAGCTTATTATTTATGTCCATACCGCCTTTTTGGTTCGCACTTATGCTAATGCTTTTTTTCTCCGTTTATTTAGGCGTACTGCCGACTTCCGGAATGGGGGAAGGAGGATGGGGCGAACAACTTCGATATTTACTTATGCCTTCATTAGTCCTCGCTTTATCACATGCCGGTTATTATATCAGGCTCCTTCGAAATCATATAAACATAACGAAAGATAATGGATTTATATTTGCTTTAAAAGCTCGGGGTATTGAGGAACGAAGAATTTTGCTGAATCATTTGCTGCCAAATGCTTCAATCCCCTTTCTATCCTATACAGGAATGTCACTTGCTGTAGGGCTTGCGGGTTCTGTAGTCATAGAAACTATTTTTTCGTGGCCAGGCCTTGGCAGACTTTCATTAAAGGCTGCCCTAGCACATGATTACCCTGTATTATTGGCCGTCATTTTATTGAGTATGGTTTTTGTCATTGCGATAAACTTGTTAGTTGATCTCCTTTGTGCATGGATGGATCCACGCCTGCGTTCGCAGCTGCTTGAGGAGGGAAAGAAATGA
- a CDS encoding YwbE family protein, whose translation MNGQNRKDVLPGKTVDIVLKADQRTGKLTRGIVKDLLTKSSTHPHGIKVRLTDGQVGRVQKVHAE comes from the coding sequence ATGAACGGACAAAATCGGAAAGATGTATTGCCTGGCAAGACTGTTGACATCGTCCTTAAAGCCGATCAAAGAACAGGAAAGCTTACTAGAGGCATTGTAAAGGATCTGCTCACAAAATCGAGTACCCACCCCCACGGCATTAAAGTCAGACTAACAGATGGACAGGTTGGACGTGTCCAAAAAGTCCACGCTGAATAA
- a CDS encoding VOC family protein: MKWHHGGIQVRNLEEAIEFYETVFDFKIEQYLTLLGEKIAFLIKGEVRIELIESEEAPVPISTIHLSWQVEDVEEWVKKLSVNGLELSEGPYKLKNGWDVVFYEGLNNEVIELIQVGEGNK; encoded by the coding sequence ATGAAATGGCATCATGGAGGCATTCAAGTTCGAAATTTAGAAGAAGCCATTGAATTCTATGAAACTGTTTTTGATTTTAAAATCGAACAATACCTTACACTGCTCGGTGAAAAAATAGCCTTTCTTATAAAAGGAGAGGTAAGAATCGAATTAATTGAGTCAGAGGAAGCTCCTGTCCCCATCAGCACTATTCATCTATCGTGGCAGGTGGAGGATGTAGAGGAGTGGGTTAAGAAGCTGAGTGTAAATGGACTGGAATTGTCTGAAGGGCCTTACAAGCTGAAAAATGGCTGGGATGTTGTCTTTTACGAAGGACTTAATAATGAAGTAATAGAATTAATTCAAGTTGGTGAAGGGAATAAATAA
- a CDS encoding S-adenosylmethionine:tRNA ribosyltransferase-isomerase — protein sequence MMIAARPFQILEDLNANTPAEYRGILRDHVRLMALDTKTGDSFHNPFYELGSYLHEGDLLVLNNSRTLPAVLKGKRGNQNIEIRLSRKISEFEWEALVTVGILKVGEKIDLPGNLTATITWQGNEAPLIILAFSKSGIELYDTIYQYGEPLHYEYIETPWPLEMYQTVYASVPGSVEMPSAGRAFTWKLLNNLKKKGINIAFLQLHTGLSYYGNDRWPNPSKHVEAYCVPEETADLVNITKKNNGSVIAVGTTVVRALETAVNTDGIVEAKEGLTNLYIQKGYPLKAVDGLITGFHEPEASHLDLLTAFIQEPLLMKAYNEALTNGYLWHEFGDMNLILPMEKQQ from the coding sequence ATGATGATAGCTGCTCGTCCATTCCAAATCCTTGAAGATTTAAATGCAAATACGCCGGCTGAATACAGAGGAATACTGCGGGATCATGTCCGTTTAATGGCGCTCGATACAAAAACGGGAGACAGCTTCCATAATCCATTTTACGAGCTAGGGTCTTACTTGCATGAAGGAGATTTGCTTGTCCTAAATAATAGCCGTACACTTCCAGCTGTGTTAAAAGGGAAAAGAGGTAACCAAAATATTGAAATTCGATTATCTCGGAAAATATCTGAATTCGAATGGGAGGCACTTGTAACAGTAGGGATATTGAAGGTGGGTGAAAAGATAGATTTACCAGGAAATCTAACAGCGACTATTACTTGGCAGGGAAATGAAGCCCCGTTAATTATTCTCGCATTTTCAAAGAGTGGAATCGAACTATACGATACGATCTATCAATATGGAGAGCCGCTTCACTATGAATATATTGAAACACCTTGGCCGTTAGAAATGTATCAAACCGTTTATGCTTCTGTTCCGGGCTCCGTGGAAATGCCTTCTGCTGGAAGGGCTTTTACTTGGAAGCTCCTAAATAATCTGAAGAAAAAGGGTATAAACATTGCTTTTCTTCAACTTCATACAGGCTTAAGCTATTATGGAAACGATCGCTGGCCAAATCCAAGTAAACATGTTGAAGCATATTGCGTTCCTGAGGAAACAGCCGACTTGGTAAACATAACGAAAAAAAATAACGGTAGTGTCATTGCAGTAGGAACCACTGTCGTCCGCGCACTAGAAACAGCTGTTAATACAGATGGAATTGTTGAAGCAAAGGAAGGGCTAACAAATTTATATATTCAAAAAGGGTACCCGCTTAAAGCAGTAGATGGCCTCATAACCGGTTTTCATGAACCCGAAGCCAGTCATTTGGACCTTCTCACAGCATTTATTCAAGAGCCTCTTCTAATGAAAGCTTACAATGAGGCACTAACAAACGGATACCTTTGGCATGAGTTTGGCGATATGAATTTGATTTTGCCAATGGAAAAACAGCAATGA
- a CDS encoding SDR family oxidoreductase: MKNKMVVMITGASKGLGRALTLAFAKRGARLAICARGEGMLRKVEQEARELGAEIIAVEADVTNVRDVNRFVSITEETFGRVDILINNASVFGPGPALLADYPDHDFTEVIRMNVVNPFLVTKRVLPGMLIRNNGRILNVTSEAGKTGFAEWGAYGISKFAVEGLTQTWADELEDTGVSIGMVDPGEMDTEMHAIAVPDCDYELGNPHDVAKAFVYLALNESVDVNGKRFEAQSILNEKRGPLL; encoded by the coding sequence ATGAAAAATAAAATGGTTGTTATGATTACAGGGGCATCGAAAGGTCTTGGAAGGGCGCTGACATTGGCATTTGCTAAAAGAGGAGCACGGCTTGCGATTTGTGCGAGAGGGGAAGGGATGCTGCGCAAGGTTGAGCAAGAAGCGAGGGAGCTGGGGGCAGAGATCATTGCAGTGGAGGCGGATGTTACGAATGTAAGGGATGTAAATCGGTTCGTCTCGATTACAGAAGAAACATTCGGACGGGTAGATATTTTAATAAATAATGCATCCGTATTTGGACCGGGTCCTGCGCTGCTGGCCGATTATCCAGATCATGACTTTACGGAAGTGATACGGATGAATGTAGTTAATCCTTTCCTTGTAACGAAGCGTGTATTGCCAGGCATGTTAATTAGAAATAACGGGAGAATTCTGAATGTCACATCGGAAGCTGGAAAAACAGGATTTGCCGAATGGGGTGCTTATGGGATTTCAAAGTTCGCGGTGGAAGGCTTGACACAAACTTGGGCTGATGAGCTAGAGGATACAGGTGTAAGTATAGGGATGGTTGATCCTGGAGAAATGGATACTGAGATGCACGCAATTGCCGTTCCTGATTGTGACTATGAGCTTGGTAACCCTCATGATGTGGCAAAGGCATTTGTTTATCTCGCATTAAATGAATCAGTAGACGTGAACGGAAAGAGATTTGAGGCACAATCCATTTTAAATGAAAAAAGGGGGCCGCTCCTATGA
- a CDS encoding translocation protein TolB, translating into MALRIFLIILFTSFHFTVDASAEVTLKAAYIRDHQLWIKEGDKEIQLTTGRYILNPQWSKDGRFIAFLDGDEHQEKTYLYIYDSQEKEIYQPFEMIETRNFKWSPISNQLAYNAGGVLNVTKTKNGRPQGFENVSLGVSDFAWFPNGKEFIVSSQSKLLPTGWEPIHLFKVAADANLNANKIEPFYTIGTNDQLFAIDAVYFKWSSDGKWVSFLAMPTASLSNDSNTLCVLSSKGDQFQVAGKMLWYKNWIKWAPAKNQLAFISGEGRFLVENKHATIADIPVMTKRKEYTPKGFVDLDIEWYSPDQVIVARAKENKEWKEGPVPTMFTALYVINLKSGEQKQITFPNKNELDHAPQVIGSTITWYRKTEKGHQGDVWVKEGMDGKEYLWLKSVDSAPVFLYKNRNF; encoded by the coding sequence ATGGCATTGAGGATTTTTTTAATAATTTTATTCACAAGTTTTCATTTTACAGTGGATGCTTCTGCTGAAGTTACGCTTAAAGCTGCTTATATAAGAGACCATCAGCTATGGATAAAAGAAGGCGATAAAGAAATTCAACTGACAACAGGTAGGTATATATTAAATCCACAGTGGTCAAAGGATGGGCGGTTTATTGCCTTTTTAGATGGCGATGAGCATCAAGAAAAAACATATTTGTATATTTATGATTCACAGGAAAAGGAGATATACCAACCATTTGAAATGATAGAAACGAGAAATTTTAAATGGTCGCCCATATCCAATCAGCTAGCCTACAATGCAGGCGGTGTCCTAAATGTGACGAAAACAAAGAATGGACGGCCACAAGGTTTTGAGAACGTTTCACTAGGTGTAAGTGATTTTGCATGGTTCCCTAACGGAAAAGAATTTATCGTTTCATCACAATCAAAATTGCTTCCAACTGGATGGGAGCCTATTCATCTTTTTAAAGTGGCAGCAGATGCCAATTTGAATGCAAATAAAATAGAGCCTTTTTATACCATTGGGACAAATGATCAATTATTTGCCATCGATGCTGTTTACTTTAAGTGGAGTTCAGACGGGAAATGGGTTAGCTTTCTAGCCATGCCGACTGCGTCTTTATCCAATGACAGCAATACATTATGCGTCCTTTCATCAAAAGGAGATCAATTTCAAGTGGCAGGAAAGATGCTTTGGTATAAAAACTGGATTAAATGGGCTCCAGCAAAAAATCAACTAGCCTTTATTTCGGGGGAAGGAAGATTTCTCGTTGAAAACAAACATGCAACGATTGCCGATATTCCTGTCATGACTAAACGAAAGGAATATACACCGAAAGGATTTGTAGACCTTGATATCGAATGGTACTCTCCAGATCAAGTCATTGTCGCCCGCGCTAAAGAAAATAAAGAATGGAAAGAGGGACCCGTTCCAACGATGTTTACAGCTCTATATGTCATTAATCTAAAATCAGGAGAACAAAAGCAGATTACCTTTCCAAACAAAAATGAATTAGATCATGCACCGCAAGTCATTGGATCAACAATTACTTGGTATCGAAAGACTGAAAAGGGTCACCAAGGGGATGTATGGGTGAAAGAAGGAATGGATGGGAAAGAATATCTGTGGTTAAAAAGCGTGGATTCTGCTCCGGTATTTTTATATAAAAATCGAAATTTTTAA
- a CDS encoding cupin domain-containing protein produces MITANLNSLKLLEGWFESDPTTRQKAAFPLYKSTGTKNLSVVYFEIEPGNSLGTHTDSAEEIILVLEGKAEATVNNEKGELTKGEMALIPIMVPHNVRNIGSETLKVIGFFSSPNVVSTFVEPLMPINQKVIGTPPVESDSPLTWNEIFNRIMG; encoded by the coding sequence ATGATTACAGCAAATCTTAACTCATTGAAGCTTTTAGAAGGATGGTTTGAGAGTGATCCAACGACAAGACAAAAGGCAGCATTTCCGCTTTACAAAAGTACAGGAACAAAGAATCTTTCCGTTGTTTACTTTGAGATCGAACCTGGAAATAGTCTCGGTACTCATACTGATAGTGCAGAAGAAATTATTCTCGTTTTAGAAGGAAAAGCGGAAGCAACTGTCAACAATGAAAAAGGGGAATTAACTAAAGGGGAAATGGCACTTATTCCTATCATGGTTCCTCACAATGTTCGAAACATTGGTTCAGAAACTTTAAAAGTCATCGGCTTTTTTTCGAGTCCAAACGTGGTGTCTACATTTGTTGAGCCTCTAATGCCCATTAACCAAAAAGTTATTGGCACCCCACCTGTTGAAAGTGATAGCCCACTGACTTGGAATGAAATCTTTAATAGAATAATGGGTTAA
- a CDS encoding GNAT family N-acetyltransferase has protein sequence MHIRKLNMNEKPPMDLLLLADPSSKLVEEYIKRGECFVAEMAGQIVGVYVLLPTRPEMVELVNIAVNETRHGCGIGKKLIMHAIQTANLKGYKTIEVGTGNSSIGQLALYQKCGFRMIGIDLDFFTKHYPEEIIENGILCRDMVRLSQNL, from the coding sequence TTGCATATACGTAAACTGAATATGAATGAAAAACCGCCTATGGATTTATTGCTTTTGGCAGATCCTTCTTCAAAATTAGTTGAGGAATATATAAAAAGAGGAGAATGCTTTGTAGCTGAAATGGCTGGCCAAATTGTAGGGGTATATGTACTGCTGCCGACAAGGCCTGAAATGGTGGAGTTGGTAAATATTGCAGTGAACGAAACCCGCCATGGCTGCGGAATCGGGAAAAAACTTATCATGCATGCAATCCAGACAGCTAATTTAAAGGGATACAAAACGATAGAAGTGGGAACCGGAAATTCAAGTATTGGGCAATTAGCTCTTTATCAAAAATGTGGTTTTCGAATGATTGGTATTGATCTAGACTTTTTCACCAAGCACTATCCAGAAGAAATTATTGAAAATGGGATACTTTGCAGGGACATGGTTCGGTTATCTCAGAATTTGTAG
- a CDS encoding cation diffusion facilitator family transporter: protein MGNETKQDNLLTLIKKGNKSSAVAAIGNTVIAGAKGIAYVISGNGAMFASTMHSLADAVNQGFVFVGSVLSEKKPTRRFPAGFGRVINIFCMIAVIVVTIMAYETIKEGWHLLQHPVGNTGGFWLSVIVLIINLVIDGAILVKAMKEILKEARVENIKGWGIVSGALKNVGRAAPPTRLVFYEDIVACLGALLALIAIVVTTFTNFNALDGIATILIGILMVGVAFRVGFDNMVGLIGVAAPQEIVERVQNAIFSDKEVADIRRLRILQEGRYYHVEGLIELRKGLSLSIADDIKFRVQDKIMSDPDITDVTLGIIEDDDIKSWSTDRLDGLT, encoded by the coding sequence GTGGGAAATGAAACAAAACAAGATAATTTATTAACACTTATAAAGAAGGGAAATAAATCCTCTGCCGTAGCAGCGATTGGAAATACAGTCATAGCAGGTGCCAAAGGAATTGCCTATGTCATAAGTGGAAATGGTGCTATGTTTGCTTCTACCATGCATTCCCTCGCTGATGCAGTAAATCAAGGGTTTGTTTTTGTCGGCAGTGTGCTTTCAGAAAAAAAACCGACACGCAGGTTTCCGGCTGGTTTTGGCAGGGTGATCAATATTTTCTGTATGATCGCTGTCATTGTTGTGACCATTATGGCTTATGAAACAATAAAAGAAGGCTGGCATTTACTTCAACACCCCGTAGGTAATACAGGTGGATTTTGGCTGAGCGTCATTGTTTTAATCATTAACCTTGTGATAGATGGGGCAATTTTAGTTAAAGCGATGAAAGAAATTTTAAAAGAAGCAAGAGTTGAAAATATAAAGGGATGGGGGATTGTATCTGGAGCATTGAAAAATGTCGGCAGAGCAGCCCCTCCTACCCGCTTAGTCTTTTACGAGGATATTGTTGCGTGTTTGGGTGCATTATTAGCGCTAATTGCGATTGTTGTTACTACTTTTACGAACTTCAATGCGTTAGACGGGATTGCAACTATTCTTATCGGTATCCTGATGGTTGGAGTCGCTTTTCGGGTGGGATTTGATAATATGGTCGGTCTAATAGGAGTAGCCGCCCCACAGGAAATAGTGGAAAGAGTTCAAAATGCTATCTTTAGTGATAAGGAAGTCGCAGATATAAGAAGACTCCGAATATTACAAGAGGGAAGGTACTATCATGTCGAGGGACTTATTGAACTAAGAAAAGGACTCTCCCTATCAATTGCTGATGATATAAAGTTCAGGGTGCAGGATAAGATCATGAGTGATCCAGATATTACAGATGTAACACTCGGAATTATTGAGGATGACGATATTAAAAGTTGGTCCACTGATAGACTGGATGGATTGACATGA